The Mycolicibacterium aurum genome segment GACGCACCAGTTGCAGCCGCAGGTGTCCCAATCGGGGGATCCGGGCTGGGCTCCCAGCTCGCACAGCCAGTCGGTGGCCGTCTTGTCCATTGGGCGGTCGCAATACTTGCACCGGGTGACGACCGTCTTGGCAGGATCGCGGGTGACTGTCTGCACCGCGAACCCGTGTCCGGCCTGCGTGAGTCCTAGGACCTCCTCGGCTGCGCGGACGCGTTCAGCGTCCGGAGGGCGGTTGACGCGGATCTGGTCTGGTTCGGAGTAGTCGACGGTCTTGGCGTCGACCCACTTCCTCGCCGTCACCTCTCCCGTGTAGTCGTCTTCGACGTCCACCAGGGAAACATCGGATTTGTAATCGCCTCCGAGAGACGATAGGTAGTCGTCGTGCATGGTTTGGCTCCAATTTCTTTGCGGCACAACAAAAAACCCGCCAGGACCGGATGTCCAAGCGGGTCGACATTTTGCGTAGGGGTTACCCACAGCGTTTCCTGAGCAATGGAAATTTGTCTAGCGCGACCACGGAGCGCGCTTTGCAAGCCCGGTAAGGGTCTCGCGGGGTCAGGTAGCTGCTCAGTCCAGCCCTGCCACCCGCCTGGGGTGGCTCAGGTGCCACATGGGCACACTTGACCTAACCTTGACGATACGGGTCATTACACCTAGTGTCAAGTTCTGTCAATCAATAGTGATAGAGATCACATTCTCGCTAGTCTAGACGCTCGAACGCAGGCTTGGGCGCCAGCACCGGAGTGCGTGCGGCGTTCAGGTGAAGCCACCCCGGAGCATCAACGGGAACGAGCCGAGTTGTTATCCCTATCAGGTCCTGCTGCGCCGCCTCGTTCAGAGCGTGCTCAATCTCGACTACCTTGACGTTCGCGTACTTGATGAGTTGATCGGTTATTCGTTGGCCCTGTGGTGTGGGCTTATAGATGTAGAGCCCTCGATCGTGCTTGCCGAGCTTGAACACCGCTTCGGCGACGCTCTCGTAGGCATCATTGAACAGGCCCATAAACCCGTTCGGGTCAGGGAGCACCACCAGCCATAGCCCATTTCTGTACCTGACGCCTGCCGGAAGATCCTTCGCCTCCGGCACTATCCCGAGCCTGAGTCCGGGACCGCTTTCCAAAAGCAGATGATTGCTCTTGATCGTCGCAGCAACGTGACGGTGCCTCGACTCATCGGAGAGGAATAGGTCGGTCTTCCAGACTCTGGCTATTCGGTCCCCGAGCAGCGGCTCTGAGCGCTGTCCCCGGGCAGCAAGGCGCATCCACGGACCATCGAAGATGTATGGACGTCCTCTACTACCGTCCGGAAGCAGGACGGCCTGCGAATCGGCGTTCTCGACTATCGCGTCCAGGAAACCGAGGTATTTGGCGCGCTCGTAGCCGAACAGAAGCGAGGTCGGCATGCTCATTGAAGCGAACTTCTTCGAGGCACGCGTCATCGCGTCGGCGACGGGTTCGATCACCGATGGTTCCTCGCCGAGCACCGCCTCGTGAACCGCCCACTCGAAGCCGTCTCCCCGCATCCCCTTGTCCCGGTCCAGTCGGGCAAGCTTCGAGAGCTGACGGAGAGTCACCTCAGACCGGTCACGCTGGAGATCCTCCAGATCCTCCTGCGTGAGCTGGTCGAGCTGGGCTCGCAAGATGGAACGCGCAATGGCGTAAAGCGCCCGTCCTCGCTCGTCGATCGGTTGCCGCTGCGAGAGGAATGTCACGCTCCCCTGGGCATTGTCTGCCGCCACGTAACGCAGAGTAGCGCTATATCCCTAAGCCCTATCGCGACGCGACACGCGCGAGACGTTCTCTATTCACTCCACGAACCGGGAGGTGACCAGCCGGTGGATCTCGATGAGGCGGAACCGTTGCCACCTTCGCTGCGTCTTACCCTGTATGGACGATGACCTGAGCTCCGCCGAGCTGGCGGCGATAGACCTCGTGAAGTGGAAGCTGGAACTACTTGCGGACGATCTCGGGCTCACCTGAGCCGAGGACGAGTCCCTGGACGCCTTCCCGTTTCATCGCCTGGAGAACCTTCTGCCAGTCGGCTACCGGGCCGCTGGCGTTCATCTGCTCGGTGAGTGCGAACAGGTCTCCGAGGTCCAGGCGGATAGCAGGATCCTGGCCTCCGGGGGTGTACTCGTAATCGAGTCGAACTCCCATCGATCGGAGCCACACGTTCCGCGCAGTCACGTCCTGACGATCCCACCAGTCGCCAAACAGCTCCCCGGTAGGGGTCCACGTCCACCCGGCAGGCTTCACCGCCTCAGCGGACAGCTCAGCTTGTCGTTCGGCGAGGTCGGCTATTCGCTTGTTGAGCGCGAGCCGCTGCGGAGTACCGGCGCGGTAGACGCCGGAGCCGAGTAGGCCGGTGAGGTCGGTCAGAGTCTCGTTGATCTCGGCCAGCTCAGCGGAGTTGTCCGAACCCGAATCCCACATGCGTTCCAGGCGTTCTGACGTTCCGAGCATCGTCAGCAACATC includes the following:
- a CDS encoding single stranded DNA-binding domain-containing protein, with amino-acid sequence MDVEDDYTGEVTARKWVDAKTVDYSEPDQIRVNRPPDAERVRAAEEVLGLTQAGHGFAVQTVTRDPAKTVVTRCKYCDRPMDKTATDWLCELGAQPGSPDWDTCGCNWCVCRRQYEAGTYRTKGRPRTQCGSTACKRKLRNEQQRERRAKVLVAA